The nucleotide sequence agctgggtggtactccctccccagcccctgtggGGCTGGTCTGGTGAGTTCCACTGTGCATGCACCATGTGGAAaaagttcttccttttgttttaaacgtgctaCCTGACTATTAATTTCCTAGGGTtaccactagttcttgtgttatgtgaaggcaTAAATAACACATCCTCATTCATTTTCTCTACACTAGTCCtgatgttatagacctctatcatatacctCCTAcccatcatctcttttccaagttgaacagttccagtcttttttaatctcttctcaagctgttccataccactaatatttttttctgtctttctctgtagcttttccaattctaaaatatctgtttaaagatgggcaaccagaattgcatgcagtattccagaggAAGGCATACAATGGATTTGTACAgtgccattatgatattttcttatttaaccctttcttaatggttcctaacactctgttagtttttttgataatcctgactgcaggggcttcagcgaacctggccagagaggtggctcaaaaggggagggtgcctaggggataGAGCAGCTCAGTGCTGGCAGGACCCAGGGTGGGATGTGTACAAAGAGGGTGTTAAGCCCCTGCCCAGGAGGGcggggctgctgtggagcttgCAGATTTGGGgcgtgaacaggctggaaatcacttcccTCCCtcgccactccagagcttagctgagagACAGAGAGGTTTCCCTATGCCAGTACATGCAGGGCTTGACTCTTCCTGGCCAGCACCCCAGGCTGGAggatcttgggctttcccagggtgcctgcccagccagaggcagtgggggaaggaaggaagccaggctgttggtgagctcaatgctctgaccaggggctggttctctgcacagtggAGAGCGGGACGCACCACACTGGCGTGAGGGGAGGATacggaggagcaggggcaggaagagaagtggcaaagcagggagacAACAGCGAGAGGGGAAGCAtgtaaagggctgatgggtgggcagcagaagtGACCCGTAACCAGCCGGCGACTGCCCACACTCATCAACCACCACAGCATGCAGCCAGTGTCGGATGGAAATGGGAGAGGTGGTGGAGCCATGCTGGCCGAGAGCCGGCCCGCACGGGGGGCTGCGCTGACGAACCAGCAGGAGAGCGCACGCTGCATCTTCTCTGCGCCACCAGCCttacacccccatccccaccgtTGGCCACTGGACCCGCACTCAGCGCTGGTGGGTGGCaggctggcaagcagggatctggccagcagcaggactcaCCAGTACTAATGGGAAGCAGGGGGACGACAGAAAATACGGGGCAATTCGCCCGACTTTAAGAAAAATCAGGACCCCTGCAGAAGGGCTTAAATAGGGTGgggctgtccctttaaaaacgggacgtctggtcaccctagtcaagCATGTTACGAAGCGAGGCCTGTGGAGTTGATGTCGCCGCGGGAGCTGCTGCGCAGCAGTTTTGGTGGCAGGTCATAAGCCCGACACACTTCCCCTCTCACTATGACAAAGCAGAACCTGCAGGCAGCAGCTACGGCAGGCGCTGGCTCCCCATTTCCCCCCGGGCTGCTGGGCCTGCACCCCGCGCTTGGCTGCTGCTCGTTGAGCACCAATGTCCGCCCCAGGGGCTAAGGCGGAGCCGGAGCCGCCCCTCGCTgtccttccccgccccctgccggGCGTGCAGAGCACCCGCTCGGCGACCCGTGGGCTGCAAGGGCGGCGCGCCGCGGGCGGAGGCACTAAGGGGACCTAGGCCCAACCAGCGCGCCGCGGCTTCTCGTCTCGCTCCGCCCGCTCGCCCAATGACGCGGCGGGGGCGGAGTCATGTGTCGCGCGGGTGCTGCTGGCGGGCGCGGTGAGAGGCAGAGCCGGGCGGGCGGAAGTGaggtaggtggggggggggggggcggagcgaCGCTGCGCGCGGGAAGCCGGCTGGGTCCGTGTGGAGACAGGGCAGCCAGGTGAGGTCTGCGCGGCTCCGGGATTGGCGCCGCCGCCTGCTCGGGGGGCGGCAATGGCGGGTGCTGCCGCCTCGTGCGCGGCTGTCAAGGAGGCGTGGCCCCGCACCGCTGCCTCCGCTCCCCGGCGCTGCCTGAGGGCGGCCCGCCGGTGTCCCGTCCCGTTAGTGGGAGTGACCCTCCTGACCCGtcgggggaggggtgcgggcttcCATCATCCTGTCCCGTGGGGGGGGCTCCCAGTCTTCGGGGGTGGTGATGCTGCTAAAGCCCCAGCAATTGGCAGGAGGGTCCCAGCGAGTCTCTCTGAACCGGCTCACTCCAGGTTTGAAAGTGACCCGGTTTCAGGTTGCTGCTGCTCTTTTTAACTTGGCCCACCGGAACTTGTCTGTTCCACTGCCTGTAAACTAGGGATGGATCCAGGGAGGTAGTGATGTAATGTCGCCCTCTTTGTTGGGCAGAATTTGCTTATTGCTGATGATATGGTGACtgacaaatatttttgttcaattttttttcccctttctagtTTCGCTTAAAGAAAATGGAGTTTTCTAGAGAAAAAAGGTTGAAGGGAAGGCTGGCTGGTGATAGACGAGGTGATCTGTATCCTCACAGCTTGCAGTTCTACCTGCAGCCTCccactgaaaatatttctttagCTGAGTTTGAAAATCTTGCCATTGATAGGCTTAAATGTGAGTAACACCATCAATctataaccatttttttttttttttgcactttggGTAAATGCAGTGAGAGGTGATCTATAGTCAATGAGTGATAGGATATTAACAATGTTAAAGTGGGATGGAGGCTTACTTTGACGTCAGTTACCAGAGCTAGAAGACTCCCATGTAATGCAACTGTTTTAATATCAGAATAACATGTTTGTCATCTACTCTTCCTACGTGTTTTATGTCTTCACTTGTACTTCTAGTTTACTTTTCAAGAATATGTTTCCATtactaatattttataatttctAGTTGACAAATATAGTTCCTTCTTCCAGAAAAAAGTAcaacaaattttattttggaaGTCTATTTGTGTGTGCATAAATGCCCccaaaattttgctttttaatttcattaacGCTAATTGAGTTTTAAGTACTGCAAAATACTGTATATAAAAAAACACCTAATGAATTCTGAATAGCTGTTAAATTTGGACATGTTTGTATCACTTATTGTACAAATGTCTATGAACATTTCTACAAACATGTAAAATGCTCTCTTGTTCACGGATGGTTTGGCTTGTTTGCATAAAAGAGAAGACCATACATGCCCCAAATAGTTACAGACTAAGGATAAAACATGACTATCGAAAGAATCAGTGGGGAAGGTCTCAGGAAAATGATGATAGTAAATAGTATCACAATATCATAGAATTTtcatagcttttaaaataaagtaagcaaatagaaagaacgaggagtattttgtggcaccttagagactaaaagatttatttggccataagctttcgtgggctaaaacctactttatcagatgcatgtagtggaaaatacagtaggaagatataatACACAGAACgtgaaaaatgggggttgccataccaactctaacgagactaatcaattaaggtgggctattatcagcaggagaaaaaaaacttttgtagtgataatgaggatggcccatttcaaacagttgacaagaagatgtgagtaacagtaacgGAAAAATTAGCCTGCGGAAATAGTTGTAATAGATGTATCTTTTTATACTACAAGTCTTGCTCATGCTGATTTCATTTGTCTCCTCTAATTACTTTAGTGCTCAAAGGAGTTGAGAACCTTGGTGTAAGCTATGTGAAAGGTAGCGATGAGTACAAAACCAGGCTGGAGCGTGAGATTCGAAAGCTTAAATTTCCATACAAAGTAAGTATATaattgaaaaaggaaaagcaTAACCTTTTTACtatagattttattttccatttactgTTGAAAATAGGGATGCACTTGTTGAATACTGCACTCAAAGCATAAATTCTATAATTTGAACGATTTGTAtcagtaaatttttttttctctgtgcctatcaactacatttttttctttttaattttctgttaatTTATCTTCTGACCTAATTGGGCATGTTGGAAATTTTGCATATTCAAAACTCCTATCAAAGTCAGCTGAAAGCTGTTTGAGTGAGGTCTACACGGATACACAGTAAGGTTTGGAGGGCTTAATGTGtgctctatttttaaaatcaccatCTGCTTCTAGCAGAGTGGAAGTTGCGCCTTTCACaggatttatttcttttttttttttggtgtattGGCATAATTAGCCCCAGCAATATTGTGTTAAACTCTGGGAATAACgtttttctagggctgtcaaacgatcaaaaaaattaatcgcgattaattgcatgatgaaactataatagaataccatttatttaaatatttttgaatgttctagattttcaaatatattgatttcaattacaacacagaatacaaagtgtacagtgctcacttaatatttttgattacaaatatttgtgctgtaaaaataaaaagagtagtatttttcagttcacttcatacaaatactggaatacaatctctttattctGAAAGTAAACCTTACAGATATAGAATTATGGACAAAAAACAGCTgtgttcaaaaacaaaatagtgtaaaactttagaacctacaagtccactcagtcctacttcttatttggccaatcgctaagacaaataagtttgtttacatttgcaggagataatgctgaccccttcttgtttacaatgtcacctgaaagtgagaacagacatttgcatggcactgttgtagccagcgttggaagatatttacatgcctgatgcgttaaagattcatatgtcccttcatcttcaaccgcTATTctagaggacgtgtccatgctgaggacgagttctgctcaataataatccaaagcagtgcagaccgacgcatgttcactttcatcatctgagtcagatgccaccagcagaacatTGATTATCTTTTTTGAtggttctgtaatttctgcatcagagtgttgctcttttaagacttctgaaagcttgGTCCACACctcgtccttctcagatttttggatggcacttcagatttttaaccttggtttgagtgctgtactatctttagaaatctcacattggtatcttctttgcattttgtcaaatccgcagtgaaagtgttcttaaaatgaacaacatgtgctgggtcatcatctgagactgctataatatgaaatacgtggcagaatgcgggtaaaacagagcagaagacatactattctcctccaaggagttcagtcagtttaattaatgcatttttttttttaacttgagtcatcagcatggaagcatgtcctctggaatggtagcagAAGTGTGtagaggcatacgaatgtttagcatatctggcacgtaaataccttacggtgccagctacaaaagtgccatgcgagagcctgttctcattttcaggtgacattgtaaataagaagctggcagcattatctcctgtaaatgtaaacaaacttatttgtcttagcgattggctgaacaagaagtaggactgagtggacttgtaggctctaaagttatacactgttttgtttttgagtgcagttatgtaacacaaaaaaatctacatttgtaaattgcactttcacgataaagagattgtattatgGTACTTTGTATGAGggcaattgaaaaatactgtttcttttgtttatcatttttacaatacaaatatttgtaataaaaataattataaaatgagcattgtacactttgtattctgtgttgtaaatgaaatcaaatacatctgaaaatgtagaaaacatccaagaatataaaataaatttaaattgatattctattgtttaacaatgcgattaagactgtgattaatcaccattaaattttttaatcaagattaatgtttttgagttaattgcatgagttaactgcaattaatcaacagccctaatgtTTTCTTATAAGTGCAGAAAAAGCACACAGAATTGTTTAAGTGTGGGTACTTCCAAATAATTAGCTTTGGTTTGTTTGCACAAATGAGTGCTTTGAAGGAAACTTTGTCCCAAATTATAACCATTTTAATTCACAGCAAGTAGTTGGTTGAGAAGTTTCCTTCTACTATGAAGTGTATTCTTAGTTGCCATTTTCATTTAACAGTAGGGTTTTTTCCATTTGTCTCTTGATAACTCTTCCAGCATTTATCGAGTTTGTCAAAAGTGTAAAAAGAATTTAATGTACTTTACATATTTTACAGTGATGTGGCAAGAAGGTTGTGGGTCTTCATATTTAATTTGGGATTTATTTCTcaacttcagttttcttttacTGTCATAATTCAATATGTATTTTCTCTTATGAAAATTGTAGGCTTTGGTTGAGGATGATTATGATGCAAGGAGGAAAGACCATATCTCTCATTTCATACTGCGCCTTGCTTACTGCCAGTCGTACGTATTTTTtaagcaaatatatattttttaatatttcaagcATATGGTTAAAACTTTGGCATCTAAAGGTGGTAATGTGGGTACTAAATATAGAGACAACTTTTCTTTGTTTCAGGTATAAGCCTGTTCTCTATTTAGAAGCTTAGTTAAGAAGAGAATTCATATGTGGTGGAACATgacatataataaaaaaaaaaaaaaaaccctggaatatatttttatacttcacatTAGGCATGAATCggtttattttgatatttaaataatGCACTCCCCAAATAGTCATTGGATACTAATACacatagttttttattttttattttcaaaggcactcagCATTGATTTAACTTAGtttccattgacataaatgggaatAGATTTAGGCTGGTACTGAGCGCttttgtccctcagtaattgacaAGTCGGTTTAAAAAGATTACCACTGTAGATCACTGCCTTATACATGGTCCCCAATCATCTTTTTAAGCAAAagccaggatttttaaaaaaagtgcctTAGCGAATTAGGGgcccaacttccactgaatttcAGTTGGAGTTGGTTGCTGAACTCTTttaagcagctttgaaaatctcacgaTAAGTACATGCATGGGTTTAATACTGCGATCAAAAGGTAGAAAGTTTGCCCTTCTACATGAATGTCTGTGGACaatcaagaaaaaatattctaGGTATTGCAGTGGACATGTGAAAAGCAGTCTTGCAGGTAGCCAGATCCCGAAACATGCAGGTTTTTACAAATCAGTACGATTTCTTGAATTGTACCTAGAAGGTAAAAGGAAGCAAATGCAGTCTTTGCAATTCTGTTGTAATATTTTCCTTAGGGTCAATGCCAATAAATCAGATATGTTCCACACATCCAATATCTTCCAAGTTTTCTCCATAATCACGCCAAGTAGAAGTGTTGCAGTAATGGAATCTCATATTCTCAAGGGTATGAGAAACTCCTGTGAGGTCCAGTGGCAGTGGTTTCAGTTGTATAGCTGAACAGATATGGAGGGGTAGGAGAGAGGAGCTTCTGGTTATAAATGGTCAGTTCCTGATAGCAGTCAGGGATGCAGAGCGACTCCCAGAAAAAAATCTTGACAAGAGGCTATGAAACTACCCAGTAATATACATACAATCTGGCCTGACATCTTGGATTGCTTCACTTGACTACCAGATTTGCTTCTGTCTTGCCTTAAATTTTAACCATGTCTGTATCCCAATCTCAACATTCAGAGCAGAGACTACACTATTTGGGTGtaactaagggcatgtctgcaTGGTGTGGTAATGTTCACCAGTGGGATGTGAAATCTAATGTGCCccaatgtattgtattttaacTGGCCAGCGTAAATCCtattttagtgcacaccagcagggtcttcaTGTTTCAGTTTCGTGAATTCTAATGTGCACTCCCACTGGTGTGAATACCGCACTTTGTAAACAAGCCCTT is from Dermochelys coriacea isolate rDerCor1 chromosome 3, rDerCor1.pri.v4, whole genome shotgun sequence and encodes:
- the PRIM2 gene encoding DNA primase large subunit isoform X10, encoding MCRAGAAGGRGERQSRAGGSEFRLKKMEFSREKRLKGRLAGDRRGDLYPHSLQFYLQPPTENISLAEFENLAIDRLKLLKGVENLGVSYVKGSDEYKTRLEREIRKLKFPYKALVEDDYDARRKDHISHFILRLAYCQSEDLRRWFIQQEMDLFRYRFNALTGDLVEKFLKYVNLSYGAGIYCEALSSSDYWLELVTPTNQFFRDKDTLTQEVLAITYLRGHPPAGGKM
- the PRIM2 gene encoding DNA primase large subunit isoform X11; translation: MCRAGAAGGRGERQSRAGGSEFRLKKMEFSREKRLKGRLAGDRRGDLYPHSLQFYLQPPTENISLAEFENLAIDRLKLLKGVENLGVSYVKGSDEYKTRLEREIRKLKFPYKALVEDDYDARRKDHISHFILRLAYCQSEDLRRWFIQQEMDLFRYRFNALTGDLVEKFLKYVNLSYGAVTPTNQFFRDKDTLTQEVLAITYLRGHPPAGGKM
- the PRIM2 gene encoding DNA primase large subunit isoform X7 — its product is MCRAGAAGGRGERQSRAGGSEFRLKKMEFSREKRLKGRLAGDRRGDLYPHSLQFYLQPPTENISLAEFENLAIDRLKLLKGVENLGVSYVKGSDEYKTRLEREIRKLKFPYKALVEDDYDARRKDHISHFILRLAYCQSEDLRRWFIQQEMDLFRYRFNALTGDLVEKFLKYVNLSYGAISKDVKEKLAVQLRNSTPGLGGAKVEELEFYKVPLQDAMDLFRVRRVYLLNAFAYVPHTDIVAIVLNNYRTKLSKALAQVQRSSKLC
- the PRIM2 gene encoding DNA primase large subunit isoform X8, with protein sequence MCRAGAAGGRGERQSRAGGSEFRLKKMEFSREKRLKGRLAGDRRGDLYPHSLQFYLQPPTENISLAEFENLAIDRLKLLKGVENLGVSYVKGSDEYKTRLEREIRKLKFPYKALVEDDYDARRKDHISHFILRLAYCQSEDLRRWFIQQEMDLFRYRFNALTGDLVEKFLKYVNLSYGAISKDVKEKLAVQLRNSTPGLGGAKVEELEFYKVPLQDAMDLFRVRRVYLLNAFAYVPHTDIVAIVLNNYRTKLSKALAEEHM